A single Curtobacterium sp. MCSS17_015 DNA region contains:
- a CDS encoding DUF58 domain-containing protein yields MAVTGRFVALLAVAIVPTVLLGSGWGGVAWIGVVVLAAGVDLVFAADLRRVRVERRMPRLARRDTTADGTLVLANDGSRVLRAVVRDMWEPSAGHEPRRIPMTVPAGERRTARMRFSPFRRGRRTTAGVALRAAGPLGLAARQRVVAAPDELVVTPPFRSRRHLPSRLARLRELDGETTLQLRGHGTEFDSLRDYVRGDDVRSIDWRATARRQDLVVRTWRPERDRRVVVVVDAGRAGAGRVDDEPRLDTAIETALLVGALAAAAGDRVDLIVLDDVVRGRVHGATRADVVQRFGTVLATTEPGLRATDWAAVPGIVDAVTTQRALVVLATSLDSVGASGDLLTVLPVLGRRHAVVVTSVEDPAVLRMAAPGGRTDGAGSGLQVARGRRDRAGRRGVGGGDPVALRPGWRRRAGDDVYRRAAAERTLLDADGVADVARRAGAEVVRGAPEDVPPRTADAYIRAKASGRL; encoded by the coding sequence GTGGCGGTCACCGGCCGGTTCGTCGCGCTCCTCGCCGTCGCGATCGTCCCCACCGTGCTGCTCGGCAGCGGGTGGGGCGGTGTCGCGTGGATCGGCGTCGTGGTGCTCGCCGCCGGCGTCGACCTCGTGTTCGCGGCGGACCTCCGGCGGGTGCGGGTGGAACGCCGGATGCCCCGCCTCGCCCGTCGGGACACGACGGCCGACGGCACCCTGGTGCTCGCCAACGACGGCAGCCGGGTGCTGCGCGCCGTGGTCCGGGACATGTGGGAGCCATCCGCCGGGCACGAGCCGCGCCGGATCCCCATGACGGTGCCCGCCGGCGAACGACGGACCGCGAGGATGCGGTTCAGCCCCTTCCGTCGCGGCCGGCGCACCACCGCCGGGGTCGCGCTCCGCGCAGCAGGACCACTCGGACTCGCGGCACGGCAGCGCGTCGTCGCGGCGCCGGACGAACTCGTCGTCACCCCACCGTTCCGGTCACGCCGGCACCTGCCCTCGCGCCTGGCCCGCCTGCGGGAGCTCGACGGCGAGACGACCCTGCAGCTGCGCGGCCACGGCACCGAGTTCGACTCCCTCCGCGACTACGTCCGCGGAGACGACGTCCGGTCGATCGACTGGCGCGCCACGGCCAGACGGCAGGACCTCGTCGTGCGGACGTGGCGTCCCGAGCGCGACCGACGGGTCGTGGTCGTCGTCGACGCCGGACGCGCCGGAGCGGGGCGCGTGGACGACGAACCCCGCCTGGACACCGCCATCGAGACCGCACTGCTGGTCGGGGCGCTCGCGGCCGCTGCCGGCGACCGGGTCGACCTCATCGTGCTCGACGACGTCGTCCGGGGCCGTGTGCACGGTGCGACGCGCGCGGACGTCGTCCAACGGTTCGGCACGGTTCTCGCGACCACCGAGCCGGGGCTCCGGGCCACCGACTGGGCCGCCGTCCCCGGCATCGTCGACGCCGTCACCACACAGCGCGCGCTCGTGGTGCTCGCGACGAGCCTCGACTCGGTCGGTGCCTCCGGGGACCTGCTCACGGTGCTGCCCGTGCTCGGGCGTCGGCACGCGGTGGTCGTCACGTCGGTCGAGGACCCGGCGGTGCTGCGGATGGCCGCACCGGGTGGGCGGACCGACGGGGCCGGGTCGGGCCTCCAGGTCGCTCGGGGACGACGTGACCGCGCCGGACGGCGGGGTGTCGGCGGCGGTGACCCGGTTGCCCTCCGGCCCGGGTGGCGACGACGCGCGGGTGACGACGTGTACCGCCGTGCCGCGGCCGAGCGGACCCTGCTCGACGCCGACGGGGTCGCCGACGTCGCCCGCCGCGCGGGCGCCGAGGTGGTGCGGGGGGCGCCCGAGGACGTCCCGCCGCGGACCGCGGACGCGTACATCCGGGCGAAGGCGTCCGGGAGGCTCTGA
- a CDS encoding stage II sporulation protein M, producing the protein MDLDAYADVHRERWTELDRLARRRPTSGADVDRLVAGYQAAATDLARIRAAAPRSTTGDRLSLTLHRARLRFTGAPVDPLTVLTRFFALQLPAALYRIRWVTIWVAVATVLIAVVTAVWITSTPGAVATFGTDAALRQYATQDFVDYYSDHGLGAFTAQVWTNNAYIAASMVAFGITGLFVPYSIMQNAVGLGVSASVMHSQGRLGDFFLYIAPHGQLELYSVFLAGGAGLMIAWSWIAPGHRTRGQALAEDGRALITVAIGLVLTLLLSGVVEGTVTRQEWPWPVKIGIGTVALALVLAYQWVLGGRAYRAGERGDLDEFDRGAAAIVAG; encoded by the coding sequence ATGGACCTGGACGCGTACGCAGACGTGCACCGCGAGCGGTGGACGGAGCTCGACCGGCTCGCCCGGCGCCGGCCGACCTCCGGCGCCGACGTCGACCGCCTCGTCGCCGGGTACCAGGCGGCCGCGACCGACCTCGCGCGGATCCGTGCCGCCGCTCCCCGGTCCACGACCGGGGACCGCCTGTCCCTGACGCTGCATCGCGCCCGGCTGCGGTTCACGGGTGCACCGGTCGATCCGCTGACGGTGCTGACGCGGTTCTTCGCACTGCAGCTGCCGGCGGCGCTCTACCGGATCCGCTGGGTGACGATCTGGGTCGCGGTCGCGACCGTCCTCATCGCGGTCGTCACGGCGGTCTGGATCACCTCGACACCCGGCGCCGTCGCCACCTTCGGGACCGACGCCGCCCTCCGGCAGTACGCCACGCAGGACTTCGTCGACTACTACTCCGACCACGGCCTCGGTGCCTTCACCGCGCAGGTTTGGACCAACAACGCCTACATCGCGGCGAGCATGGTGGCGTTCGGCATCACCGGGCTCTTCGTGCCGTACTCGATCATGCAGAACGCCGTGGGTCTCGGCGTCTCGGCGTCGGTCATGCACTCCCAGGGGCGGTTGGGCGACTTCTTCCTGTACATCGCGCCGCACGGGCAGCTCGAGTTGTACTCGGTCTTCCTGGCCGGTGGGGCCGGCCTGATGATCGCCTGGTCGTGGATCGCGCCCGGTCACCGCACGCGGGGGCAGGCGCTCGCCGAGGACGGTCGCGCGCTCATCACCGTCGCGATCGGGCTGGTACTGACCCTGCTGCTGTCCGGTGTCGTCGAGGGGACGGTCACCCGGCAGGAGTGGCCGTGGCCGGTGAAGATCGGCATCGGCACGGTGGCGCTCGCGCTGGTCCTGGCGTACCAGTGGGTGCTCGGCGGCCGGGCGTACCGGGCGGGGGAGCGGGGCGACCTGGACGAGTTCGACCGGGGAGCCGCGGCGATCGTCGCGGGCTGA
- a CDS encoding RDD family protein yields MPKRSTPRDLADRRFVRALDETDDALVVGEAVALDVVPAGIVLRLAAALLDALCLVALLVMLLIGLARVWPVGIDDAWGAAAQIAVIVTVFVLVPAAVETATRGKSVGRYALGTRVVRLDGGAVSFRHAFTRSLVGLLELWTTFGSLALVVALFGSRPRRLGDLLAGTVVQHERLPRSAAPSVLLPPSLTAWARVADVRALPQRLENRLGAFFRGAATVQPALREATARALAAEVAGYAHPVPPVAPEEFLAGVVALRRQRDLLAFGGRVRSLDAAAAVAGARPPGFPR; encoded by the coding sequence ATGCCGAAGCGCAGCACGCCCCGGGACCTGGCGGACCGACGGTTCGTCCGCGCGCTCGACGAGACCGACGACGCGCTCGTGGTGGGCGAGGCGGTCGCGCTCGACGTCGTCCCCGCCGGCATCGTGCTCCGTCTCGCCGCAGCGCTCCTCGACGCGCTGTGCCTGGTCGCGCTCCTCGTGATGCTGCTCATCGGACTGGCTCGCGTCTGGCCGGTCGGCATCGACGACGCCTGGGGCGCTGCCGCGCAGATCGCCGTCATCGTGACCGTCTTCGTCCTGGTCCCCGCTGCGGTCGAGACGGCGACCCGTGGCAAGAGCGTCGGGCGGTACGCCCTCGGCACGCGGGTGGTCCGGCTCGACGGTGGAGCGGTGTCCTTCCGGCACGCGTTCACCCGGTCGCTGGTCGGGCTGCTCGAACTCTGGACGACCTTCGGTTCGCTCGCGCTCGTGGTCGCCCTGTTCGGCTCACGGCCGCGCCGACTGGGCGATCTGCTCGCCGGGACCGTCGTGCAGCACGAGCGGTTGCCACGGTCCGCCGCACCGTCGGTGCTGCTGCCGCCGTCGCTGACCGCGTGGGCCCGGGTGGCCGACGTCCGTGCGCTCCCGCAGCGGCTCGAGAACCGTCTGGGGGCCTTCTTCCGCGGGGCCGCGACGGTGCAGCCGGCCCTCCGCGAGGCCACCGCCCGCGCGCTGGCGGCCGAGGTCGCCGGGTACGCGCACCCGGTGCCGCCCGTGGCCCCGGAGGAGTTCCTGGCGGGCGTCGTCGCGCTCCGTCGGCAGCGGGACCTGCTGGCCTTCGGCGGCCGGGTACGGTCCCTCGACGCCGCAGCGGCGGTGGCCGGTGCCCGCCCGCCCGGCTTCCCCCGCTGA
- the ahcY gene encoding adenosylhomocysteinase, whose amino-acid sequence MPIETRAAVPFRVADLTLAEAGRHQIRLAENEMPGLMALREEFGAAQPLAGARIAGSLHMTVQTAVLIETLVALGAQVRWASCNIFSTQDEAAAAIAVGPTGTPDAPAGVPVFAWKGETLEEYWWCTTQVFDWSAEAAAAGADWTGPNLILDDGGDATMLVHTGADAEAAGRVPDAGADASAEWKIVLATVAASLETSPDRWTRIAAEIQGVTEETTTGVHRLYELSRNGELKFPAINVNDSVTKSKFDNKYGIRHSLPDGLNRATDVLIGGKVAFVVGYGDVGKGAAEALRGQGARVIVSEVDPICALQAAMDGYQVARLQDVAGEVDIVVTCTGNLGVVGVDDMLALKHLAIVANVGHFDNEIDMVGLETLPGVEKVEIKPQVHEWRLPNGRSILVLSEGRLMNLGNATGHPSFVMSNSFTNQVLAQIELHTRLDSYPTGVYVLPKHLDEKVARLHLDALGVRLTELRPEQASYIGVAVEGPYKPEHYRY is encoded by the coding sequence ATGCCGATCGAAACCCGTGCCGCCGTGCCGTTCCGCGTCGCCGACCTCACGCTCGCCGAGGCCGGACGCCACCAGATCCGTCTCGCCGAGAACGAGATGCCCGGCCTGATGGCCCTGCGCGAGGAGTTCGGCGCCGCGCAGCCCCTCGCCGGAGCACGCATCGCCGGGTCGCTGCACATGACGGTGCAGACGGCCGTCCTCATCGAGACCCTCGTCGCGCTGGGCGCGCAGGTGCGCTGGGCCAGCTGCAACATCTTCTCCACCCAGGACGAGGCCGCCGCGGCGATCGCCGTCGGCCCGACCGGCACCCCTGACGCCCCCGCCGGCGTCCCGGTGTTCGCGTGGAAGGGCGAGACGCTCGAGGAGTACTGGTGGTGCACCACGCAGGTCTTCGACTGGAGCGCCGAGGCGGCCGCGGCGGGAGCGGACTGGACGGGGCCGAACCTGATCCTCGACGACGGCGGTGACGCCACCATGCTGGTGCACACCGGTGCCGATGCCGAAGCCGCCGGGCGGGTGCCCGATGCCGGTGCGGACGCCAGCGCCGAGTGGAAGATCGTGCTCGCCACGGTGGCCGCCTCGCTCGAGACGTCCCCGGACCGCTGGACCCGCATCGCGGCCGAGATCCAGGGCGTCACCGAGGAGACCACGACCGGCGTGCACCGCCTGTACGAGCTCTCGCGCAACGGTGAGCTGAAGTTCCCGGCGATCAACGTCAACGACTCGGTGACGAAGTCGAAGTTCGACAACAAGTATGGCATCCGCCACTCGCTGCCCGACGGCCTGAACCGTGCCACCGACGTCCTCATCGGCGGCAAGGTCGCGTTCGTCGTCGGCTACGGCGACGTCGGCAAGGGCGCGGCGGAGGCACTCCGCGGACAGGGCGCGCGCGTCATCGTCAGCGAGGTCGACCCGATCTGCGCCCTGCAGGCCGCGATGGACGGCTACCAGGTCGCGCGGTTGCAGGACGTCGCGGGGGAGGTCGACATCGTCGTCACCTGCACCGGCAACCTCGGCGTCGTCGGGGTCGACGACATGCTCGCGTTGAAGCACCTGGCGATCGTGGCGAACGTCGGACACTTCGACAACGAGATCGACATGGTCGGGCTCGAGACGCTCCCGGGTGTCGAGAAGGTCGAGATCAAGCCGCAGGTGCACGAGTGGCGTCTGCCGAACGGCCGGTCGATCCTCGTGCTGAGCGAGGGCCGCCTCATGAACCTCGGCAACGCGACCGGGCACCCGTCGTTCGTGATGAGCAACTCGTTCACCAACCAGGTGCTCGCGCAGATCGAGCTGCACACGCGGCTCGACTCCTACCCCACCGGCGTGTACGTGCTGCCGAAGCACCTCGACGAGAAGGTGGCGCGCCTGCACCTCGACGCGCTGGGGGTGCGGCTGACCGAGCTCCGGCCGGAGCAGGCGTCGTACATCGGCGTCGCGGTCGAGGGCCCGTACAAGCCCGAGCACTACCGGTACTGA
- a CDS encoding DUF3499 family protein: protein MDVRICSKVACGAGASATLTYDYADSMVVVGPLSTRVEPHGYDLCARHAATLRVPQGWRVVRRDPPPRTPDRTAS, encoded by the coding sequence ATGGACGTACGGATCTGCAGCAAGGTCGCCTGTGGCGCGGGTGCCTCGGCGACCCTGACGTACGACTACGCCGACTCGATGGTGGTCGTCGGACCCCTCTCGACCCGCGTCGAGCCGCACGGCTACGACCTCTGTGCCCGGCACGCCGCGACCCTGCGTGTGCCCCAGGGGTGGCGGGTCGTCCGCCGGGACCCGCCGCCGAGGACCCCGGACCGCACGGCGTCCTGA
- a CDS encoding metallopeptidase family protein, whose product MRRKPPPVPQVDRARGRSRHGRGYRSSITGPELAPVITRAEAFDRIVGDTAHYLVGLWPEELAGVVFQVADMPTDTARPDALPRWRVDRDGRRVTVFRIPVERVTHSPEKDDVDRRIVVETAVFRAVAELLDKDPWDLAPDRYRHW is encoded by the coding sequence ATGCGCCGCAAGCCCCCTCCCGTCCCGCAGGTCGACCGTGCTCGCGGGCGTTCCCGGCACGGCCGTGGGTACCGTTCGAGCATCACCGGGCCGGAGCTCGCACCCGTGATCACCCGTGCCGAGGCCTTCGACCGCATCGTGGGCGACACCGCGCACTACCTGGTCGGGCTGTGGCCGGAGGAGCTCGCGGGCGTCGTGTTCCAGGTCGCGGACATGCCGACCGACACGGCCCGGCCCGACGCACTGCCCCGGTGGCGTGTGGACCGTGACGGCCGACGGGTGACGGTGTTCCGCATCCCCGTCGAGCGGGTCACGCACAGCCCCGAGAAGGACGACGTCGACCGACGCATCGTCGTCGAGACCGCGGTGTTCCGCGCCGTCGCCGAACTGCTCGACAAGGACCCGTGGGACCTGGCGCCGGACCGCTACCGGCACTGGTGA
- a CDS encoding DUF5719 family protein encodes MSTSTARRWALRGTATAVAVVVAAGTIAAAHTIGTTETPGHPAGRTVTPVPAAAERVCAGSALRLSDESGNDATRASAIGSPEIASATTGEGVDRTELEGSTTGSSAPTLLTAPAGDTAPQVAGSSVQSVSSGDLVGVGAASCDDPSQSTWLVGGSTETGRTSLVTLANPTDVNATVDLAIADANGTVSAPGTTGIVVAPNSQKVVPLSGFVTDQGSTVVHVTSTGGQIVAHMQETVVRTLTPGGFDIVSGGAAPARTQVIPGVVLDDAEGAQRGEDTSDAAPALRLYVPGDRSARVTLGITTADGGGTTVDATAEPGVVTDVPLDDFPDGRYSFTITSTVPIVAGARTTTPTDDGRTDLGWFASAEPLGESTITAVAAGSGARLNLVNPTREDATVTIASGDDSREVEVASGSTATVSVPSAQQLRLTGAEGLVAGVTYQGDDGIAGFPVRPATEVSSPLRVYP; translated from the coding sequence ATGAGCACGAGCACCGCGCGCCGCTGGGCGCTCCGCGGCACCGCGACCGCCGTCGCCGTCGTCGTCGCGGCCGGCACGATCGCCGCCGCGCACACGATCGGCACCACCGAGACCCCGGGCCACCCGGCCGGCCGGACCGTCACCCCGGTGCCGGCCGCAGCCGAGCGCGTCTGCGCGGGCAGCGCCCTGCGGCTCTCGGACGAGTCCGGCAACGACGCCACGCGCGCCAGCGCCATCGGGTCGCCGGAGATCGCGAGCGCCACCACGGGCGAGGGCGTCGACCGCACCGAGCTCGAGGGCTCGACCACCGGCAGCAGCGCGCCGACGCTGCTCACCGCGCCGGCCGGGGACACCGCACCGCAGGTCGCCGGCAGCAGCGTGCAGAGCGTCTCCTCCGGCGACCTGGTCGGCGTCGGAGCGGCCTCCTGCGACGACCCGTCGCAGTCGACCTGGCTCGTCGGCGGTTCGACGGAGACCGGCCGGACCAGCCTCGTCACCCTCGCGAACCCGACCGACGTCAACGCCACGGTGGACCTGGCGATCGCCGACGCGAACGGCACCGTCAGCGCGCCCGGCACGACCGGCATCGTCGTCGCGCCGAACTCGCAGAAGGTCGTCCCGCTCTCCGGCTTCGTCACCGACCAGGGGTCGACGGTCGTGCACGTCACCTCCACCGGCGGCCAGATCGTCGCCCACATGCAGGAGACCGTCGTCCGGACCCTCACCCCGGGCGGGTTCGACATCGTCTCCGGCGGGGCCGCACCTGCCCGCACGCAGGTCATCCCGGGCGTCGTGCTCGACGACGCCGAGGGGGCACAGCGCGGCGAGGACACCTCAGACGCGGCACCCGCCCTCCGGCTCTACGTGCCGGGGGACCGGAGCGCGCGCGTCACGCTCGGCATCACGACCGCGGACGGCGGCGGCACCACGGTGGACGCCACCGCCGAGCCGGGGGTCGTCACGGACGTGCCGCTCGACGACTTCCCGGACGGCCGCTACTCGTTCACGATCACCTCGACCGTGCCGATCGTCGCCGGGGCGCGCACCACCACGCCGACCGACGACGGCCGGACCGACCTCGGGTGGTTCGCATCCGCCGAGCCGCTCGGCGAGTCGACCATCACCGCCGTCGCGGCCGGGTCGGGAGCGCGTCTCAACCTCGTCAACCCCACCCGCGAGGACGCCACGGTGACCATCGCCTCCGGCGACGACTCCCGCGAGGTCGAGGTCGCCTCCGGCTCGACCGCGACCGTCAGCGTGCCGAGCGCGCAGCAACTCCGGCTCACCGGTGCCGAGGGGTTGGTCGCCGGGGTCACCTACCAGGGCGACGACGGCATCGCCGGGTTCCCGGTCCGCCCGGCCACTGAGGTCTCGAGCCCGCTGCGGGTCTACCCCTAG
- a CDS encoding glycosyltransferase family 2 protein: MQPSASSRRVTAILVAANAADHLDRTLNALAAQTRPPEALVVVDVGSTDGSTSELSFGGSAQLSRIPAGRPFGEAVRHGERVAPRAEPDEGVDEWLWLVGHDNSPTPGTLAALLAAVEIAPSVAIAGPKLVGVDDPARIKAFGESMTRFGRSVTLVQDELDQGQHDRHTDVLGVSAGGMLVRRSVWNSLGGFDPALPDVDAALDFSVRARLAGHRVAVVPEARATSAGPIEEFGRAKVSERRRVRLHRQAQLHRRLTYAPAGVLWLHWLTLLPFAVGRAIGHLVAKHPAAVGGELAAALAVSAGGGVRRARRTLAANRKTGWAAIEPLRVSWRRVHEHRTTSRDVELARAEDAPVARASFLGDGGVWVVLAAVVLSIVTLFPLLGSPALTGGGLLPLSTDVGELWRNVGYGWHSLGTGFTGPSDPFAAVLAVLGSITFWSPSTSVVLVMLLSFPLAALGAWAAVRKVTTRTWVPVIGAVLYTLAPALVGAVTSGHLGAVIAHVLLPWLFLTLVEAHRSWASASGAALLFAVVAASAPSLLPVLLIGWLVALVVGFRHAHRRVFVPVPAAVLFVPLVLAQVSRGNPLAVFADPGVPTATPAPSALQLAIGQPLPDWNGWLSATAPLGLVGAVLPVVMAVLALPLAASAIGAVLGHRWSLAGTALAAALLGYASAFGATHLAVTGVGSTTTIVWPGSALSVTALALVVAACIGIDTVPRAAPVVGLVASVFAAVAVAPAFAAFYVDRAAIQPTSGRVLSAYVNAEAQANPDVGTLVVQPQTDGSLAVALERGQGSTLDDQSTLDATALSLSRSGSRLATLAGNLASRSGYDPEPALRELGVSFVLLDDAPDDPEARAVHDRAAGAIGQNALFTSIGETTNGALFHYEGDVDRTSTGSAAAAATHVLHLVVIGIVFGAAALLAVPTAPRRRRATSNVIEADEPATTFDEERDE, from the coding sequence ATGCAGCCCAGTGCCTCCTCACGCCGCGTCACAGCGATCCTCGTCGCCGCCAACGCGGCGGACCACCTCGACCGCACCCTGAACGCCCTCGCTGCGCAGACCCGTCCGCCCGAGGCGCTCGTCGTCGTCGACGTCGGGTCGACCGACGGCTCGACCTCGGAACTGTCCTTCGGTGGCAGCGCCCAGCTCTCCCGGATCCCGGCGGGTCGCCCGTTCGGTGAAGCCGTCCGACACGGTGAGCGGGTGGCCCCGCGTGCGGAGCCCGACGAGGGCGTCGACGAGTGGCTCTGGCTCGTCGGGCACGACAACAGCCCGACCCCCGGCACCCTCGCCGCGCTCCTCGCCGCGGTCGAGATCGCCCCGTCCGTCGCGATCGCCGGGCCGAAGCTCGTCGGCGTCGACGACCCGGCACGGATCAAGGCCTTCGGCGAGAGCATGACCCGCTTCGGCCGCTCCGTCACCCTCGTGCAGGACGAGCTCGACCAGGGCCAGCACGACCGGCACACCGACGTGCTCGGCGTCTCGGCCGGCGGCATGCTCGTCCGCCGGTCCGTGTGGAACAGCCTCGGCGGGTTCGACCCGGCGCTGCCCGACGTCGACGCCGCCCTCGACTTCTCGGTCCGGGCACGACTCGCCGGACACCGCGTCGCCGTGGTCCCCGAGGCCCGCGCCACCAGCGCCGGCCCGATCGAGGAGTTCGGCCGCGCGAAGGTCTCCGAGCGTCGCCGGGTGCGCTTGCACCGCCAGGCCCAGCTGCACCGCCGCCTCACCTACGCACCCGCCGGCGTCCTCTGGTTGCACTGGCTCACGCTCCTGCCGTTCGCCGTGGGGCGCGCGATCGGGCACCTCGTCGCGAAGCACCCGGCCGCGGTCGGCGGCGAGCTCGCGGCCGCGCTCGCCGTGTCGGCCGGCGGTGGCGTCCGTCGTGCGCGGCGCACCCTCGCGGCCAACCGGAAGACCGGCTGGGCGGCGATCGAGCCGCTCCGGGTGAGCTGGCGACGGGTGCACGAGCACCGCACGACCTCACGGGACGTCGAACTCGCCCGCGCCGAGGACGCTCCGGTCGCCCGCGCGTCGTTCCTCGGCGACGGCGGCGTCTGGGTGGTGCTGGCCGCGGTCGTGCTGAGCATCGTGACGTTGTTCCCGCTGCTCGGGTCGCCGGCGTTGACCGGCGGGGGACTCCTGCCGCTGAGCACCGACGTCGGCGAACTCTGGCGGAACGTCGGGTACGGCTGGCACTCCCTCGGTACGGGGTTCACCGGCCCGTCCGACCCCTTCGCGGCGGTGCTCGCGGTGCTCGGCTCGATCACGTTCTGGTCGCCGTCCACCTCGGTCGTCCTCGTCATGCTCCTGTCCTTCCCGCTCGCCGCACTCGGCGCGTGGGCCGCGGTGCGCAAGGTGACGACGCGGACCTGGGTGCCGGTCATCGGCGCCGTGCTCTACACGCTCGCCCCCGCGCTGGTCGGGGCCGTCACCTCCGGGCACCTCGGCGCCGTGATCGCCCACGTGTTGCTGCCGTGGCTGTTCCTCACCCTGGTCGAGGCCCACCGCTCCTGGGCCTCGGCGTCCGGCGCCGCGCTGCTCTTCGCCGTCGTCGCCGCGTCGGCACCGTCGCTCCTGCCCGTCCTGCTCATCGGCTGGCTCGTCGCGCTCGTCGTCGGCTTCCGGCACGCGCACCGCCGGGTCTTCGTCCCCGTCCCCGCCGCGGTGCTGTTCGTCCCCCTCGTCCTCGCACAGGTCAGCAGGGGCAACCCGCTCGCGGTGTTCGCCGACCCCGGCGTCCCGACGGCCACGCCGGCACCGAGCGCGCTCCAGCTGGCCATCGGACAGCCGCTGCCGGACTGGAACGGTTGGCTGTCCGCCACCGCCCCGCTGGGGCTGGTCGGCGCGGTGCTGCCCGTCGTGATGGCCGTCCTGGCCCTCCCGCTCGCCGCGAGCGCGATCGGTGCCGTCCTCGGCCACCGGTGGTCGCTCGCGGGCACCGCGCTCGCCGCCGCCCTCCTCGGCTACGCGTCGGCGTTCGGTGCGACCCACCTGGCGGTCACCGGTGTCGGTTCGACGACGACGATCGTGTGGCCGGGCAGCGCCCTGTCCGTCACGGCGCTCGCGCTCGTCGTGGCCGCGTGCATCGGCATCGACACCGTGCCGCGTGCCGCGCCAGTCGTCGGGCTCGTCGCGAGCGTGTTCGCCGCCGTCGCCGTGGCTCCCGCCTTCGCCGCGTTCTACGTCGACCGGGCCGCGATCCAGCCCACGTCGGGTCGGGTCCTGAGCGCCTACGTCAACGCCGAGGCCCAGGCGAACCCGGACGTCGGCACACTCGTCGTGCAACCACAGACGGACGGGTCGCTCGCGGTCGCCCTCGAGCGGGGGCAGGGCTCGACGCTCGACGACCAGTCCACCCTCGACGCCACCGCGCTGTCGCTCAGCCGGTCCGGATCACGGCTGGCCACGCTCGCCGGGAACCTCGCGAGCCGCAGCGGCTACGACCCCGAGCCCGCCCTGCGCGAGCTCGGCGTGAGCTTCGTGCTCCTCGACGACGCCCCGGACGACCCCGAAGCGCGGGCCGTGCACGACCGGGCCGCCGGCGCGATCGGACAGAACGCGCTCTTCACGAGCATCGGCGAGACGACGAACGGTGCGCTCTTCCACTACGAGGGGGACGTCGACCGGACGAGCACCGGGTCCGCGGCGGCCGCGGCGACGCACGTGCTGCACCTCGTCGTGATCGGCATCGTGTTCGGGGCCGCGGCCCTGCTCGCCGTGCCGACCGCACCGCGCCGACGCCGTGCCACCTCGAACGTCATCGAGGCCGACGAGCCCGCCACCACCTTCGACGAGGAGCGCGACGAATGA
- a CDS encoding WhiB family transcriptional regulator: MSASDFEAGVPDDWHVDPVALGVPGVRRSIETDDENPLAWQVDSLCAQTDPEAFFPEKGGSTREAKKICTSCEVRTQCLEYALENDERFGIWGGLSERERRKLRKRA; this comes from the coding sequence GTGAGCGCATCCGACTTCGAAGCCGGAGTGCCGGACGACTGGCACGTCGACCCCGTCGCACTCGGCGTGCCGGGTGTCCGCCGGTCGATCGAGACCGACGACGAGAACCCGCTCGCGTGGCAGGTCGACTCGCTCTGTGCCCAGACCGACCCCGAGGCGTTCTTCCCCGAGAAGGGCGGCTCCACCCGCGAGGCGAAGAAGATCTGCACCTCGTGCGAGGTCCGCACCCAGTGCCTCGAGTACGCGCTCGAGAACGACGAGCGATTCGGCATCTGGGGCGGTCTCTCCGAGCGCGAGCGCCGCAAGCTCCGCAAGCGCGCCTGA